A single Methylobacterium sp. 17Sr1-1 DNA region contains:
- a CDS encoding PAS domain-containing protein, translating into MDREAIGTENIHATLNALLNLPPLRKSPQLSAFLAYVVRESLAGRGSLLKSYTIATDALGRSTSFDPATDAIVRVEARRLRQVLQQIYADPACPLEVRIDLPLGRYEPSFRQIMPVAGSPAPAGPSTVPAVGGAHESEQRYRALVEASAAVEWRSSPDGQLIQTFGLSARTGLNDTELQGFGWLSTLHPADRAGVEALWRACCQSGTPLDATYRVRHRNGQYRWMLGRAVPLENTEGAIREWVGTMADIDEQVRAAEALRTSEERLRLAVAAAEMMTWDVDPSTREVTCSEFGEGLMGQTSGPLDEFLAMVLPEDLPAVLASLEPALRGEGTYDAQYRVANPDGHVRWISARGSLVTAPDGRARLIGVACDVSSRYINPRRAGEQRMSA; encoded by the coding sequence ATGGATCGGGAAGCGATCGGGACCGAGAACATCCACGCTACCCTGAACGCTCTGCTGAACCTGCCGCCGCTGAGGAAATCGCCGCAGCTCTCGGCCTTCCTCGCCTACGTGGTCCGCGAGAGCCTGGCCGGGCGCGGCAGCCTGCTGAAGTCCTACACCATCGCGACCGACGCCCTCGGCCGGTCGACCAGCTTCGACCCGGCGACCGACGCCATCGTGCGGGTCGAGGCCCGGCGCCTGCGGCAGGTCCTGCAGCAGATCTACGCCGATCCCGCCTGCCCGCTCGAGGTGCGCATCGACCTGCCGCTGGGCCGCTACGAGCCGAGCTTCCGGCAGATCATGCCGGTCGCGGGATCGCCCGCGCCCGCCGGTCCGTCGACGGTTCCGGCGGTGGGAGGCGCGCACGAGAGCGAGCAGCGCTACCGCGCCCTCGTGGAGGCGAGCGCGGCGGTGGAATGGCGCTCGAGTCCCGACGGCCAGCTGATCCAGACCTTCGGCCTGAGCGCGCGGACCGGCCTGAACGATACCGAACTTCAGGGCTTCGGCTGGCTCTCCACCCTGCATCCGGCCGACCGTGCCGGCGTCGAGGCCCTGTGGCGGGCCTGCTGCCAGAGCGGGACTCCGCTCGATGCGACCTACCGGGTACGCCACCGCAACGGCCAGTACCGCTGGATGCTCGGCCGCGCCGTGCCGCTCGAGAACACCGAGGGGGCGATCCGCGAGTGGGTCGGCACCATGGCCGACATCGACGAGCAGGTCCGCGCCGCCGAGGCCCTGCGCACCAGCGAGGAGCGGCTGCGCCTCGCTGTCGCGGCGGCCGAGATGATGACCTGGGACGTCGATCCGTCGACCCGGGAGGTCACCTGCTCGGAGTTCGGCGAGGGGCTGATGGGCCAGACGAGCGGACCGCTCGACGAGTTCCTGGCGATGGTCCTGCCGGAGGACCTGCCGGCCGTCCTCGCCAGCCTCGAACCGGCCCTGCGCGGCGAGGGCACCTACGACGCGCAGTACCGCGTTGCCAACCCCGATGGCCACGTGCGCTGGATCTCCGCTCGCGGCAGCCTGGTGACGGCGCCCGACGGCCGCGCCCGGCTGATCGGGGTCGCTTGCGACGTCTCGAGCCGCTACATCAACCCGCGCCGCGCCGGCGAGCAGCGAATGTCGGCCTGA
- a CDS encoding response regulator transcription factor, translating to MTQPTPPVALIADDDDFFRLAVVAILTRSFGFAEVVETGSLDAALDQLSTRRGAVTLALFDLAMPGMEGPGSLSAVRECFPAVKVAVVSASTERNKILTALEVGVHGYVPKGIGSAELTRAVGMILDGQIFVPASLAVLDGAGPRPALEARSPASDGRPDWRPDGRQDGRQPRIPDLTPRQRDVLALLVEGRSNKEIARRLQLGEGTVKVHMAALLRSLGVQNRAAAAVVGARLLAD from the coding sequence ATGACCCAACCGACTCCGCCAGTCGCCTTGATCGCGGATGACGACGATTTCTTCCGCCTCGCCGTGGTGGCGATCCTCACCCGCAGCTTCGGCTTCGCCGAGGTCGTCGAGACCGGGTCCCTCGATGCCGCCCTCGACCAGCTCTCGACGCGCCGGGGGGCCGTGACCCTGGCGCTGTTCGACCTCGCGATGCCCGGCATGGAGGGGCCCGGGAGCCTGAGCGCGGTGCGCGAGTGCTTCCCGGCGGTGAAGGTGGCGGTGGTCTCGGCCTCGACCGAGCGCAACAAGATCCTCACCGCCCTCGAGGTCGGCGTCCACGGCTACGTGCCGAAGGGCATCGGCTCGGCCGAGCTGACCCGGGCGGTGGGCATGATCCTCGACGGCCAGATCTTCGTGCCGGCCTCCCTGGCGGTGCTCGACGGCGCCGGCCCGCGCCCGGCGCTCGAAGCGCGCAGCCCCGCCTCCGACGGCCGGCCGGACTGGCGTCCCGACGGGCGCCAGGACGGGCGCCAGCCGCGCATCCCCGACCTGACGCCGCGCCAGCGCGACGTGCTGGCGCTCCTGGTCGAGGGGCGCTCGAACAAGGAGATCGCCCGGCGGCTCCAGCTCGGCGAGGGCACCGTCAAGGTCCACATGGCGGCGCTCCTGCGCAGCCTCGGGGTGCAGAACCGGGCCGCGGCGGCGGTGGTGGGGGCGCGGCTCCTGGCCGATTGA
- a CDS encoding extracellular solute-binding protein has protein sequence MRRPASSGGRRASGSGGRRAAACLVAGFTACVVACPAPAAAERTRLVTYTALEPEQLDPIRRAIEAAVPEVEIAWQRASTGIITDRVLAERAAPQADLLLGIAATSLLQFEAADLLDPYRPAGVEALRPFFRDPSPPYSWTGMDAYLGVICFNTEVAGRDRITRPSFWRDLLGPALKGRIVMPDPAASGTGYLLVAGWLQTLGEEAGWAYMDALNENVAAYLPSGSGPCQEAAAGRAAAGLSLDMRAAAEKAAGAPIDIVVPVDGTGWEAEGFAVVAGRPHRALARRVADWAASREANALYARSFAIVAYPGVSSPGPLYPPHAEARMIRNDLEWMARNRPRILAEWRRRYGAKVRRP, from the coding sequence ATGCGCAGGCCGGCATCGTCAGGCGGCCGACGAGCGAGCGGGAGCGGAGGACGGCGCGCGGCCGCCTGCCTCGTCGCCGGCTTCACGGCATGCGTCGTTGCGTGCCCGGCGCCCGCCGCCGCGGAGCGCACCCGGCTCGTCACCTACACCGCCCTCGAACCCGAGCAGCTCGACCCGATCCGCCGGGCGATCGAGGCGGCGGTGCCGGAGGTCGAGATCGCCTGGCAGCGCGCCTCGACCGGAATCATCACCGACCGCGTGCTCGCCGAGCGCGCGGCGCCGCAGGCCGACCTCCTCCTCGGCATCGCGGCCACCAGCCTGCTGCAATTCGAGGCCGCCGACCTCCTCGATCCCTACCGGCCCGCCGGCGTCGAGGCGCTGCGGCCGTTCTTCCGCGACCCGAGCCCGCCCTACAGCTGGACCGGCATGGACGCCTATCTGGGCGTCATCTGCTTCAACACCGAGGTGGCGGGCCGGGACCGGATCACGCGCCCGAGCTTCTGGCGCGACCTGCTCGGCCCCGCCCTGAAGGGGCGGATCGTGATGCCGGATCCGGCGGCCTCCGGCACCGGCTACCTGCTGGTCGCCGGCTGGCTCCAGACCCTCGGGGAGGAGGCGGGCTGGGCCTACATGGACGCGCTGAACGAGAACGTCGCCGCCTACCTGCCGAGCGGCTCGGGCCCGTGCCAGGAGGCCGCCGCGGGCCGCGCCGCCGCTGGCCTCTCGCTCGACATGCGGGCCGCCGCCGAGAAGGCGGCGGGCGCGCCCATCGACATCGTGGTGCCGGTCGACGGCACCGGCTGGGAGGCGGAGGGCTTCGCGGTCGTGGCCGGCCGGCCGCACCGGGCGCTCGCCCGGCGGGTGGCGGACTGGGCGGCGAGCCGCGAGGCCAACGCGCTCTACGCCCGCAGCTTCGCCATCGTGGCCTATCCGGGCGTCTCCAGCCCGGGCCCGCTCTACCCGCCCCACGCCGAGGCGCGGATGATCCGCAACGACCTCGAGTGGATGGCCCGCAACCGGCCCCGCATCCTGGCCGAGTGGCGCCGCCGCTACGGCGCCAAGGTCCGCCGGCCCTGA
- a CDS encoding MATE family efflux transporter — MDARTHRLLHAPIGATLLRLAAPNVVVMLVQALVGLIETAFVAGLGTDALAGMALVFPVLMLVQMISAGAMGGGILSAVARALGAGRRAEADRLPWYAAAIALVLGLLTTVLDLAFGPALYRAMGGEGASLQAATTYGGVVFCGAVLVWLFNALAAVIRGTGNMALPAIVISVGAAVLVPLSPALIYGVGPVPGLGIVGGGVAVLAYYAAGSLVFAHHLWAGRGLLRPAPRPPRLAWAPLRDILRIGAVSSIVSATTNVTIAAATAFAGAAGPAAVAGYGTGARLEYLLVPLVFGLGAPIGAMVGTCIGAGDRARALKVAWTGAAIAGALTEAIGLAAAFWPLPFLSLFGHDPQMLATGSRYLHLVGPFYGFAGIGLALYFASQGAGRVGWPLVAGLARMAVSIGGGVLALRLGLGLDGVFLALGLGLAALGLINAGAVAAGVWFRGERAPTPVLAAAGGE, encoded by the coding sequence ATGGACGCGCGCACCCACCGCCTGCTCCACGCCCCGATCGGCGCGACGCTGCTGCGCCTCGCGGCGCCGAACGTCGTCGTGATGCTGGTCCAGGCCCTGGTCGGGCTGATCGAGACCGCCTTCGTCGCCGGGCTCGGCACCGATGCGCTCGCCGGCATGGCGCTGGTCTTTCCGGTCCTGATGCTGGTGCAGATGATCTCCGCCGGCGCCATGGGCGGCGGCATCCTGTCGGCGGTGGCGCGCGCGCTCGGGGCCGGGCGGCGGGCGGAGGCCGATCGGCTGCCGTGGTACGCCGCCGCCATCGCCCTCGTCCTCGGCCTCCTCACGACAGTTCTCGACCTCGCCTTCGGGCCGGCGCTCTACCGGGCGATGGGGGGCGAGGGCGCCTCGCTCCAGGCGGCCACCACCTATGGGGGCGTGGTCTTCTGCGGCGCTGTGCTGGTCTGGCTGTTCAATGCGCTCGCGGCGGTGATCCGCGGCACCGGCAACATGGCGCTGCCGGCGATCGTCATCAGCGTCGGCGCCGCCGTGCTGGTGCCGCTCTCCCCGGCCCTCATCTACGGGGTCGGACCGGTGCCAGGCCTGGGCATCGTCGGCGGCGGCGTCGCGGTGCTGGCCTACTACGCCGCCGGCAGCCTCGTCTTCGCCCATCATCTCTGGGCCGGGCGCGGCCTGCTGCGGCCCGCTCCCCGCCCGCCGCGTCTCGCCTGGGCGCCCCTGCGCGACATCCTGCGGATCGGTGCCGTCTCGTCGATCGTCAGCGCCACCACCAACGTCACCATCGCCGCCGCCACCGCCTTCGCGGGCGCGGCCGGGCCGGCGGCGGTCGCGGGCTACGGCACGGGAGCGCGCCTCGAATACCTGCTCGTGCCCCTCGTCTTCGGCCTCGGCGCGCCGATCGGCGCGATGGTCGGCACCTGCATCGGTGCCGGCGACCGGGCCCGCGCCCTCAAGGTGGCCTGGACCGGGGCGGCGATCGCCGGGGCGCTGACGGAGGCCATCGGCCTTGCCGCCGCCTTCTGGCCGCTGCCGTTCCTGAGCCTGTTCGGCCACGACCCGCAGATGCTCGCCACGGGCAGCCGCTACCTCCATCTCGTCGGGCCGTTCTACGGATTCGCCGGGATCGGGCTCGCCCTCTACTTCGCCTCGCAAGGCGCCGGCCGGGTCGGCTGGCCGCTCGTGGCGGGGCTCGCCCGCATGGCGGTGTCGATCGGCGGCGGCGTCCTGGCCTTGCGCCTCGGCCTCGGGCTGGACGGGGTCTTCCTCGCGCTCGGCCTCGGGCTCGCCGCCCTCGGGCTCATCAATGCCGGCGCGGTCGCAGCCGGGGTATGGTTTCGCGGGGAGCGGGCGCCGACGCCCGTCCTCGCCGCAGCGGGAGGGGAGTAG
- a CDS encoding MaoC family dehydratase, protein MRELFLDDLAPGQVYGSGETTVTEADIVRFAGDFDPQPFHLDAERAKATFFGGLAASGWHTASLTMRLLVGSEMRLAGGIIGAGMDELRWPKPLRPGDTIRLESEVIEVRPSRSRPSQGLAKVRTTTLNQHGEAVQVLVANLLVVRRPEG, encoded by the coding sequence ATGCGGGAGCTGTTCCTCGACGACCTGGCGCCGGGCCAGGTCTACGGCTCGGGCGAGACCACCGTGACCGAGGCCGACATCGTCCGCTTCGCCGGGGATTTCGATCCGCAGCCCTTCCACCTCGACGCCGAGCGGGCCAAGGCGACCTTCTTCGGCGGGCTCGCGGCGAGCGGCTGGCACACCGCGTCGCTCACCATGCGGCTCCTCGTCGGCAGCGAGATGCGGCTCGCCGGCGGCATCATCGGAGCCGGCATGGACGAGCTGCGCTGGCCCAAGCCCCTGCGCCCGGGCGACACGATCCGGCTCGAGAGCGAGGTGATCGAGGTACGCCCCTCCCGCTCGCGGCCGAGCCAGGGCCTGGCGAAGGTGCGCACCACGACGTTGAACCAGCACGGCGAGGCGGTGCAGGTGCTGGTGGCGAATCTGCTGGTGGTGCGGCGGCCGGAGGGGTGA